The following coding sequences lie in one Synechococcus sp. PCC 7336 genomic window:
- a CDS encoding calcium-binding protein: MFSSTFLYTSDLAVLDDLDSITLLGTAEADTLVGTAGEDVIAALGSQDVIFAGEGSDLADGGEGNDELSGGDGSDTLLGGGGQDTLFAGTGDDLVYGGTGDDSLFGALGNDTLLGGTGQDEAFGGDGDDRLDGGDGDDTLNGGRDNDSLLGGQGQDSLLGSTGGDTLSGGDGDDTLRGGHDADLLFGDANNDSLRGGTGDDTLIGGSGDDFLIGGGGNDRLIGVGEELGLSSRDTYRGSIGADSFVLGTASDIFYDDGQPELNGTGDFADITDFLSGVDTIELNGSVSYVLGSSPFGGEVDAGLYVDSDGNGAIGVSDEFIAVIRDGAGLSLDSTDFTFV; encoded by the coding sequence ATGTTCTCATCCACGTTTCTTTATACGAGCGATCTTGCTGTCCTCGATGACCTCGACAGCATCACCTTGCTGGGTACCGCCGAGGCCGACACTCTGGTCGGCACTGCTGGCGAAGACGTTATCGCAGCCCTCGGCAGTCAGGATGTTATCTTTGCTGGCGAAGGCAGCGACCTTGCAGATGGTGGCGAAGGTAATGACGAACTCAGTGGCGGCGATGGTAGCGATACTCTGCTGGGGGGCGGCGGCCAAGATACGCTGTTTGCGGGTACTGGCGACGACTTAGTCTATGGCGGCACTGGTGACGATTCCCTCTTTGGCGCGCTGGGGAACGACACTCTGCTAGGCGGCACAGGTCAAGATGAGGCTTTCGGTGGCGATGGCGACGACCGGTTAGATGGTGGCGACGGTGACGATACCCTCAACGGCGGTCGAGACAATGACAGTTTGCTGGGCGGCCAGGGCCAAGATAGTTTGTTAGGCAGCACTGGGGGTGACACCCTCAGTGGCGGCGATGGCGACGACACGTTGCGCGGCGGCCACGATGCCGACCTCCTGTTTGGCGATGCGAATAACGATTCTCTCCGGGGCGGAACCGGCGACGATACCCTCATCGGCGGCAGCGGTGACGATTTTCTCATCGGCGGCGGCGGCAACGATCGCCTCATCGGTGTAGGAGAGGAACTCGGCCTCAGTTCCCGCGACACCTATAGGGGCAGTATTGGCGCAGACAGCTTCGTACTGGGCACCGCCAGCGACATTTTCTACGATGACGGCCAGCCCGAACTGAACGGGACGGGAGACTTTGCCGATATTACCGACTTCCTGTCCGGTGTGGATACGATCGAGTTGAATGGGTCGGTCAGCTACGTGCTGGGAAGTTCGCCTTTTGGTGGCGAAGTCGATGCGGGGCTGTATGTCGATAGCGACGGCAATGGCGCGATTGGGGTTAGCGACGAGTTTATTGCGGTGATTCGCGATGGCGCAGGCTTGAGCCTGGACAGCACTGATTTCACTTTCGTGTAG
- a CDS encoding 6-pyruvoyl-tetrahydropterin synthase-related protein gives MPGRFLLRGSLAAAIAAGLAVLLTLPMLQQGYPLTHSTHFNLSWAFQYQAQMAGGQWYPRWLEYSNFGFGNATFAFYPPLCMVATVLFRALGSDLPQSLIGSMGLAIFVFGLGLYRYGRCFYPRWIAAIAATLAIAMPYFLANIYWRGSLAETWGIAFLPWVLWASQRVVDRPRDWGRVGMLALAYGCLALSHLPTLLLFSIGWVMFPWLVSPRSQRPEAVQGNCLGGLLAVAWTAFYLWPVLRDRHFVQIDWVNALADYRPQNRLMLKGLLSLQPQFADHWFDRTLLPFWGVAVAIVLFGAVVYFGTALRSRHPHRDRADPIDRHGRIQRAARYWLLLSALAILMTTDLLSWTYDFALPLQRIQFSWRWLVLLCVTLPMLLGYGLEVAAGAGQSRAVTAVSGSFVLLLAIATLWQAKGVIDTAAYDAQTMQRFATLAAAKQFPQEPGQPPGQPFLYWHWIYADGMGLVDVWEYRAQPVSMSMPPDRSHPLVEWQDGSTAGLQTELWDYGRRSAIARNATAVPKVMLVRTFYYPGWHARLDGDRISTEATAFGQIQVTIPAGVHRVDLTYAGTTADGVGRAISAGTVVAIAAAKLLGLRRRRRSLQPDRSTISIGTNPAR, from the coding sequence ATGCCCGGACGATTTCTCCTGCGAGGCAGTCTAGCAGCGGCGATCGCGGCAGGTCTGGCGGTTCTGCTGACCCTCCCGATGTTACAGCAGGGCTATCCCCTCACCCACTCCACCCATTTCAATTTGAGTTGGGCCTTTCAATACCAAGCCCAGATGGCTGGGGGACAGTGGTATCCCCGCTGGTTGGAATACTCGAATTTTGGCTTTGGCAACGCCACCTTCGCCTTTTATCCGCCTCTATGCATGGTGGCGACCGTGCTGTTTCGGGCCTTGGGTAGCGATCTGCCCCAATCGCTGATTGGCAGCATGGGGTTAGCCATCTTTGTTTTTGGCCTGGGGCTCTATCGCTACGGGCGTTGTTTTTATCCGCGCTGGATTGCCGCGATCGCCGCCACCCTCGCGATCGCCATGCCCTATTTCTTGGCAAACATTTACTGGCGAGGCAGTTTGGCAGAAACGTGGGGGATTGCCTTCCTCCCATGGGTGTTATGGGCATCTCAGCGGGTGGTGGATCGCCCTCGGGATTGGGGGAGAGTGGGGATGTTGGCACTTGCCTACGGGTGCTTGGCGCTCTCCCATCTGCCCACTTTATTGCTCTTTTCAATCGGATGGGTGATGTTTCCTTGGCTGGTCTCCCCTAGAAGTCAACGGCCTGAAGCGGTGCAGGGGAATTGTCTTGGGGGATTGCTGGCGGTGGCTTGGACGGCATTTTATCTATGGCCAGTGCTGCGCGATCGCCATTTCGTCCAGATCGATTGGGTGAATGCGCTGGCTGACTATCGCCCCCAAAACCGCTTGATGCTGAAAGGGCTACTCTCCCTGCAGCCCCAGTTTGCCGACCATTGGTTCGATCGGACATTACTGCCTTTTTGGGGAGTTGCTGTGGCGATTGTCCTCTTCGGGGCAGTCGTTTACTTCGGCACAGCCTTGCGATCTCGCCACCCCCATCGAGATCGCGCCGACCCTATCGATCGACACGGCAGAATTCAACGAGCTGCCCGCTACTGGTTGCTGCTGAGCGCGCTCGCCATCCTAATGACCACCGACCTGCTGAGCTGGACCTATGACTTTGCATTACCGCTGCAGCGAATTCAGTTTTCTTGGCGATGGCTGGTCTTGCTGTGCGTCACCCTGCCCATGTTGTTGGGATATGGCTTGGAGGTCGCTGCGGGGGCAGGCCAGTCTCGCGCCGTTACCGCAGTGTCGGGGAGCTTCGTTTTGCTATTGGCGATCGCCACCCTCTGGCAAGCAAAAGGCGTTATCGATACCGCCGCTTACGATGCCCAAACGATGCAACGCTTCGCCACCCTTGCCGCCGCCAAGCAGTTCCCGCAGGAACCCGGCCAACCTCCCGGGCAACCCTTTCTGTACTGGCACTGGATCTATGCCGACGGCATGGGCCTAGTGGATGTGTGGGAATATCGAGCCCAGCCCGTATCGATGTCCATGCCCCCCGATCGCTCCCATCCTCTGGTGGAATGGCAGGATGGCTCGACTGCTGGCCTTCAGACCGAACTCTGGGACTACGGCAGGCGCTCGGCGATCGCCCGCAACGCCACTGCTGTTCCCAAAGTCATGCTAGTCAGAACGTTTTACTATCCCGGCTGGCATGCGCGTTTGGATGGCGACCGAATTTCTACGGAAGCAACGGCTTTCGGTCAGATTCAAGTGACGATTCCAGCGGGCGTGCATCGGGTGGACTTAACTTATGCGGGCACAACAGCAGATGGGGTCGGACGAGCGATCTCTGCTGGCACGGTTGTGGCGATCGCAGCGGCCAAATTATTGGGATTGCGACGGCGACGGCGATCGCTACAGCCAGATCGTTCGACAATATCGATCGGTACCAACCCAGCCAGATAA